A region of Cataglyphis hispanica isolate Lineage 1 chromosome 8, ULB_Chis1_1.0, whole genome shotgun sequence DNA encodes the following proteins:
- the LOC126851651 gene encoding ras GTPase-activating-like protein IQGAP1 isoform X2, with amino-acid sequence MKSGEKMDEQRRKTLAYEYLCYLEGAKKWMEACLRELLPPTTELEENLRNGVYLAKLGHFMAPDVLPLNKIYDTEQRRYKAVGLQFRHTDNINFFLKCLISTQLPLTFLPETTDIYDKKNMPRVIYCLHALSTHLFKLGKAPPMQDLYGKVNFSDEEIDAVSKELQKYNIQLPPFQKIGGLLTNSIATDTAALHAAVIAINQALIDNDNNKILYALQSKEAQLNNIKSSYIKEYTEALLAAKNAKTETSLNRSLNDSYVADVYDELLTQAEIQGHINYVNASCALKVIVSSILRDDAELITALGVSVLSFKNIVSENVKDYKEQLMLVLNEKPWDDTYASESIQYWTDTIQSAIDNGNENAQRRRKREKTIKLLNMALESADKEKFYEILKSPYLEVSHYIDEYAVPLYYQEMKDDHTESQIDLTYDDIVTSVRLLSFIAAITKAVDTENPNFVYEKLSNPNVYLSRLDEFNKVKYAQILVTFRQMKLKTSQECSLLTYSDIQQCIYTVNAECDKGFEVIKILQQINQAIVANDHETMMRALEMITDKYDIPKFSHDPLFYLKMFKKRLIGKDSDGSELWLDDIKTVAKTVTSEIENIENTIEFLYNINIYIQDNNMTEALECCKSFDMIENFKELTKECQKRFFLALRQLQNRKCEIYSCPYILHMSNEGNEVYIDLKSKKYTWERPVNIKKTYHLTINDINETIESVIIEKRQKNYVMYDEKLLIRFQSWIRGYLLRKKLADRYAYILDNIRSIIMIQAWWRGIRERKRYHTLLKEREQQLNALLHHNKLLNTKINKNDKLYQDKPLNVKRNNKNDKLNRYKKQEDKIIKIQALWRGRASRKAFHALLRSEKPSFPVVRHFSTVLGFSAEDYDKDLELQKLKHEVVQCIKHNQNLSEQLNNMYIKIGLLIQNRIALQDVVAHGKSLDTLAKEQNANKNQSILSDSTATSHKGLKSLTKEGRKMLEGYQHLFYALQTNPQYLSKLLYLPPSNKSNKLFLKNIIWTLFNFGSNTREDYLLLKLFGYALKEEINCNCHQPSDVLTGKPLVREMVVNYAKQFNGQTSLKQIVGSLIEKVLEEKDLCMETNPVDIYKLWRNQLEMESGKSLDMPHTVSQEQALKHIPVQESLTRAINQLKKISLEFLNRITRSRDLIPYGMLYVSKVLYSSLTEKFPLAPEKDILKAVGNLIYYHFINAAIVAPDTFDIVTLPVDRSLSSCQRKNLASIAKVLQFSTSKKGFGEEAPHLECLNPFIIACHEKFKDFFRYCCQVEDLEEHFNIHEYTEATLIQSPEICVSLQEICEIHALMLRYEDVIAPDPSDPLHDLLDDLGPVPTVASLLGISNAVYEMNLGRYSKQEVCLVLTNKFQVPRNDDTNLNNLFVKTKELLVSVISFLKKPTLIESLEITSSPMCVKLFDYSSMSATIRESSSINDCKMQLRAYLNKLELEGWVTRADGYQTIVTAIARDICNKNKYRIARDKELQTLRATKMRLDEKTRYYQEQVEFYNEYIRGCLQNLHRGKSSLRAYQAMQKDTHTLSKLRSKMTVKYSAWKLQETGVLMEVDQTLSPTEMKNVIFEISPTERNDVFSVRCKFMGVELEKLDISIQELLELQYEGRSYMDMFGRAKVNVNLLLYLLNRKFYGKKN; translated from the exons ATGAAATCTGGAGAAAAAATGGATGAACAACGGAGAAAAACATTGGCATATGAGTATCTCTGCTATCTGGAAGGAGCAAagaa ATGGATGGAAGCTTGTTTGAGAGAATTGTTACCTCCAACAACCGAGCTAGAGGAGAATCTTCGCAATGGAGTATATCTGGCTAAGCTTGGCCATTTTATGGCACCTGATGTTTTACCATTGAATAAAATCTATGACACTGAACAGCGCAGATACAAAGCTGTAGGATTGCAATTTCGTCACActgacaatataaatttttttctgaaatgcTTGATATCTACGCAATTACCATTg ACATTCCTACCAGAAACAACagatatatatgacaaaaaaaatatgccacGAGTGATATATTGCCTCCATGCCCTCAGCACacacttatttaaattaggTAAAGCACCACCAATGCAAGATTTGTATGggaaagtaaatttttctg ATGAAGAGATAGATGCGGTTAGCaaagaattgcaaaaatataacattcaaTTGCCTCCTTTCCAAAAAATAGGTGGTTTATTGACAAATAGTATTGCTACAGACACAGCTGCTCTTCATGCTGCTGTGATTGCAATTAATCAAGCTCTGATAGACAAT gataacaataaaattctatatgcACTTCAAAGTAAAGAGGcacaattaaataacattaaatcttCTTATATAAAGGAATATACGGAAGCATTATTGGCTGCTAAAAATGCGAAAACAGAGACGTCACTTAATAGA TCTCTCAATGATAGTTATGTAGCAGATGTATATGATGAGCTATTAACGCAAGCAGAAATACAAggacatattaattatgtgaatG CTTCCTGTGCCCTGAAAGTTATTGTTTCATCTATATTGCGTGATGATGCTGAATTAATAACTGCTTTAGGAGTATCAGTATTATCCTTCAAG AATATAGTTTCTGAGAAtgttaaagattataaagaacAACTCATGCTGGTGTTAAATGAAAAACCATGGGATGATACGTATGCATCTGAAAGTATTCAATACTGGACAGACACAATTCAGAGTGCGATTGACAACGGAAACGAGAATGCACAGCGACGCCGCAaac gagagaaaactataaaattgcTGAACATGGCATTAGAATCtgcagataaagaaaaattttatgagattttGAAAAGTCCGTATTTGGAAGTCTCTCACTACATTGATGAATATGCAGTTCCATTATATTACCAGGAAATGAAAGATGATCATACAGAATCTCAA ATTGATCTCACTTATGATGATATAGTGACTAGTGTTCGTCTATTATCCTTTATAGCTGCTATTACCAAAGCAGTGGACACGGAAAATCCCAATTTCGTGTATGAAAAACTGTCGAATcctaatgtatatttatct agattggacgaatttaataaagtaaagtaTGCTCAGATACTAGTGACGTTTCGACAGATGAAACTAAAAACCTCGCAAGAATGTTCTTTATTAACTTATAGTGACATTCAACAATGCATCTATACAGTGAATGCAGAATGTGACAAAGGTTTTGAAG ttataaagattttacagCAGATAAATCAAGCTATAGTGGCGAACGATCATGAGACCATGATGAGAGCCTTAGAAATGATAACTGACAAATATGATATACCTAAGTTTTCGCATGAtcctttgttttatttaaaaatgtttaagaagCGTTTAATTGGAAAAGATTCTGATGGATCTGAGCTGTGGTTGGATGATATTAAAACTGTAGCAAAGACAGTTACATCAGAAATTGAAAACATCGAAAACA caattgaattcttatataatatcaacatctatatacaagataataatatgacaGAAGCTCTTGAGTGTTGTAAAAGCTTTGatatgattgaaaattttaaagagcTTACCAAAGAATgtcaaaagagattttttctaGCATTGCGGCAATTACAAAATCGGaag TGTGAAATATATAGTTGcccatatattttgcatatgtcTAACGAGGGAAATGaagtttatattgatttaaaaagcaaaaaatatacgtgGGAACGTccagtaaatattaaaaaaacttatcatCTTactataaatgatataaac GAAACAATTGAATCTGTTATAATAGAGAAACGtcagaaaaattatgtaatgtaCGATGAAAAATTGCTTATTAGATTTCAAAGTTGGATTAGGGGATATCTATTACGTAAAAAGCTTGCTGATAGATATGCTTATATCCTTGATAATATAAGGAGCATTATCATGATACAAGCATGGTGGAGAGGCATCAGAGAACGTAAACGATATCATACATtgttgaaagaaagagaacaacaattaaatgcattattacatcacaataaattattaaatacaaaaataaataaaaatgataaattatatcaggATAAAccattaaatgttaaaagaaataacaaaaatgataaattaaatcgatataagAAACAG GAAGACAAGATAATAAAGATACAAGCTTTATGGCGTGGTCGGGCATCGAGGAAAGCCTTTCACGCATTATTGCGTTCGGAGAAACCATCATTCCCTGTAGTCAGACACTTTTCGACAGTATTAGGTTTTAGCGCGGAGGATTACGACAAGGATCTAGAATTACAA aaattaaaGCACGAGGTTGTTCAATGTATAAAGCACAATCAGAATTTGTCGGAGCAGTTGAAcaatatgtacattaaaataGGATTATTGATACAGAACAGAATAGCATTACAG gacGTAGTAGCGCATGGCAAAAGCCTGGATACTCTCGCGAAGGAACAAAATGCGAACAAGAATCAAAGCATCTTAAGCGATTCCACCGCGACATCGCACAAGGGTCTCAAATCGTTAACGAAGGAAGGTCGTAAGATGTTGGAGGGCTATCAACACCTGTTCTATGCATTGCAAACAAATCCGCAATATCTGTCCAAATTGTTATACTTACCGCCCAGTAACAAATCCAACAAGTTGTTTCTGAAAAACATTATCTGGACATTGTTCAATTTTGGGTCGAACACGAGGGAAGATTACTTATTGCTGAAACTTTTCGGTTATGCATTGAAGGAGGAGATCAACTGCAATTGTCATCAACCCTCTGACGTATTGACTGGCAAGCCGCTAGTTCGTGAGATGGTGGTCAATTATGCGAAACAGTTTAATGGTCAGACATCATTGAAACAAATTGTCGGTTCATTGATTGAGAAGGTTTTGGAGGAAAAGGATCTGTGCATGGAGACGAATCCAGTAGATATATACAAGCTCTGGCGAAATCAGCTGGAAATGGAGTCTGGTAAGTCTCTGGATATGCCTCACACGGTGTCTCAGGAACAGGCGCTAAAACATATACCAGTCCAGGAATCGCTTACGAGAGCAATAAATCAGTTAAAGAAGATCTCTCTTGAGTTTCTCAACAGGATAACGAGATCCCGCGATCTAATTCCTTACGGGATGTTATATGTATCGAAAGTCCTCTATAGCTCGCTGACGGAGAAATTTCCGCTTGCTCCCGAAAAAGATATCCTGAAAGCTGTTGGTAATCTGATTTATTACCATTTCATCAATGCTGCAATTGTAGCACCAGATACTTTTGACATCGTTACGTTACCAGTCGACAGATCTTTGTCTTCCTGCCAAAGGAAGAATCTGGCCAGTATAGCCAAAGTGTTGCAATTCTCCACTTCAAAAAAGGGTTTCGGCGAGGAGGCACCGCACTTGGAATGTTTGAATCCTTTTATAATTGCCTgtcatgaaaaattcaaagatttttttcgatactGCTGTCAAGTTGAGGATCTCGAAGAGCACTTCAACATTCATGAATATACAGAGGCCACGCTTATACAAAGTCCAGAGATATGTGTATCATTGCAAGAAATATGCGAGATACATGCCCTGATGTTAAGATATGAAGACGTGATAGCGCCGGATCCATCCGATCCTTTGCACGATTTGTTGGATGATCTAGGTCCGGTGCCAACTGTGGCATCATTATTAGGAATATCCAACGCGGTGTACGAGATGAATTTGGGGCGATATAGCAAGCAAGAGGTATGTCTGGTActgacaaataaatttcaagtgcCACGAAACGACGACACGAATCTGAACAATCTCTTCGTGAAGACAAAAGAGTTGCTTGTCTCAGTCAtttcattcttaaaaaaacCGACTTTAATAGAATCCCTGGAGATCACTTCTTCTCCAATGTGCGtgaaattgtttgattattcatCCATGTCGGCGACAATTCGCGAGAGTTCGTCCATAAATGATTGCAAGATGCAATTGCGCGCGTATCTCAACAAACTTGAACTAGAAGGATGGGTGACTCGTGCGGACGGTTATCAAACGATCGTGACCGCGATAGCGAGGGATATTTGCAACAAGAATAAGTATCGCATCGCGAGAGACAAGGAGTTGCAGACGCTGCGCGCGACCAAGATGCGATTAGACGAGAAGACAAGATATTATCAGGAGCAAGTCGAATtctataatgaatatataagagGTTGCCTTCAGAATCTGCACAGAGGGAAGAGTTCGCTTCGCGCATATCAAGCGATGCAAAAGGACACTCATACCTTGTCCAAATTGCGATCTAAAATGACGGTCAAGTACTCTGCCTGGAAGCTGCAAGAGACAGGCGTGTTAATGGAAGTCGATCAGACACTGAGCCCAACGGAAATGAAAAACgtgatatttgaaataagCCCGACAGAGCGTAATGATGTTTTCTCTGTGCGCTGCAAGTTCATGGGCGTCGAGCTGGAAAAACTCGACATTAGTATACAGGAATTGCTCGAGCTGCAATACGAAGGTCGTTCCTACATGGACATGTTCGGCAGAGCAAAAGTCAATGTGAATCTGCTCTTGTATTTACTAAATCGGAAATTTTACGGCAAAAAGAATTGa
- the LOC126851651 gene encoding ras GTPase-activating-like protein IQGAP1 isoform X1, translating to MINATDVSTEDGKEEDVMKSGEKMDEQRRKTLAYEYLCYLEGAKKWMEACLRELLPPTTELEENLRNGVYLAKLGHFMAPDVLPLNKIYDTEQRRYKAVGLQFRHTDNINFFLKCLISTQLPLTFLPETTDIYDKKNMPRVIYCLHALSTHLFKLGKAPPMQDLYGKVNFSDEEIDAVSKELQKYNIQLPPFQKIGGLLTNSIATDTAALHAAVIAINQALIDNDNNKILYALQSKEAQLNNIKSSYIKEYTEALLAAKNAKTETSLNRSLNDSYVADVYDELLTQAEIQGHINYVNASCALKVIVSSILRDDAELITALGVSVLSFKNIVSENVKDYKEQLMLVLNEKPWDDTYASESIQYWTDTIQSAIDNGNENAQRRRKREKTIKLLNMALESADKEKFYEILKSPYLEVSHYIDEYAVPLYYQEMKDDHTESQIDLTYDDIVTSVRLLSFIAAITKAVDTENPNFVYEKLSNPNVYLSRLDEFNKVKYAQILVTFRQMKLKTSQECSLLTYSDIQQCIYTVNAECDKGFEVIKILQQINQAIVANDHETMMRALEMITDKYDIPKFSHDPLFYLKMFKKRLIGKDSDGSELWLDDIKTVAKTVTSEIENIENTIEFLYNINIYIQDNNMTEALECCKSFDMIENFKELTKECQKRFFLALRQLQNRKCEIYSCPYILHMSNEGNEVYIDLKSKKYTWERPVNIKKTYHLTINDINETIESVIIEKRQKNYVMYDEKLLIRFQSWIRGYLLRKKLADRYAYILDNIRSIIMIQAWWRGIRERKRYHTLLKEREQQLNALLHHNKLLNTKINKNDKLYQDKPLNVKRNNKNDKLNRYKKQEDKIIKIQALWRGRASRKAFHALLRSEKPSFPVVRHFSTVLGFSAEDYDKDLELQKLKHEVVQCIKHNQNLSEQLNNMYIKIGLLIQNRIALQDVVAHGKSLDTLAKEQNANKNQSILSDSTATSHKGLKSLTKEGRKMLEGYQHLFYALQTNPQYLSKLLYLPPSNKSNKLFLKNIIWTLFNFGSNTREDYLLLKLFGYALKEEINCNCHQPSDVLTGKPLVREMVVNYAKQFNGQTSLKQIVGSLIEKVLEEKDLCMETNPVDIYKLWRNQLEMESGKSLDMPHTVSQEQALKHIPVQESLTRAINQLKKISLEFLNRITRSRDLIPYGMLYVSKVLYSSLTEKFPLAPEKDILKAVGNLIYYHFINAAIVAPDTFDIVTLPVDRSLSSCQRKNLASIAKVLQFSTSKKGFGEEAPHLECLNPFIIACHEKFKDFFRYCCQVEDLEEHFNIHEYTEATLIQSPEICVSLQEICEIHALMLRYEDVIAPDPSDPLHDLLDDLGPVPTVASLLGISNAVYEMNLGRYSKQEVCLVLTNKFQVPRNDDTNLNNLFVKTKELLVSVISFLKKPTLIESLEITSSPMCVKLFDYSSMSATIRESSSINDCKMQLRAYLNKLELEGWVTRADGYQTIVTAIARDICNKNKYRIARDKELQTLRATKMRLDEKTRYYQEQVEFYNEYIRGCLQNLHRGKSSLRAYQAMQKDTHTLSKLRSKMTVKYSAWKLQETGVLMEVDQTLSPTEMKNVIFEISPTERNDVFSVRCKFMGVELEKLDISIQELLELQYEGRSYMDMFGRAKVNVNLLLYLLNRKFYGKKN from the exons ATGATCAACGCGACTGACGTTTCAACGGAAGATGGAAAAG AGGAAGATGTGATGAAATCTGGAGAAAAAATGGATGAACAACGGAGAAAAACATTGGCATATGAGTATCTCTGCTATCTGGAAGGAGCAAagaa ATGGATGGAAGCTTGTTTGAGAGAATTGTTACCTCCAACAACCGAGCTAGAGGAGAATCTTCGCAATGGAGTATATCTGGCTAAGCTTGGCCATTTTATGGCACCTGATGTTTTACCATTGAATAAAATCTATGACACTGAACAGCGCAGATACAAAGCTGTAGGATTGCAATTTCGTCACActgacaatataaatttttttctgaaatgcTTGATATCTACGCAATTACCATTg ACATTCCTACCAGAAACAACagatatatatgacaaaaaaaatatgccacGAGTGATATATTGCCTCCATGCCCTCAGCACacacttatttaaattaggTAAAGCACCACCAATGCAAGATTTGTATGggaaagtaaatttttctg ATGAAGAGATAGATGCGGTTAGCaaagaattgcaaaaatataacattcaaTTGCCTCCTTTCCAAAAAATAGGTGGTTTATTGACAAATAGTATTGCTACAGACACAGCTGCTCTTCATGCTGCTGTGATTGCAATTAATCAAGCTCTGATAGACAAT gataacaataaaattctatatgcACTTCAAAGTAAAGAGGcacaattaaataacattaaatcttCTTATATAAAGGAATATACGGAAGCATTATTGGCTGCTAAAAATGCGAAAACAGAGACGTCACTTAATAGA TCTCTCAATGATAGTTATGTAGCAGATGTATATGATGAGCTATTAACGCAAGCAGAAATACAAggacatattaattatgtgaatG CTTCCTGTGCCCTGAAAGTTATTGTTTCATCTATATTGCGTGATGATGCTGAATTAATAACTGCTTTAGGAGTATCAGTATTATCCTTCAAG AATATAGTTTCTGAGAAtgttaaagattataaagaacAACTCATGCTGGTGTTAAATGAAAAACCATGGGATGATACGTATGCATCTGAAAGTATTCAATACTGGACAGACACAATTCAGAGTGCGATTGACAACGGAAACGAGAATGCACAGCGACGCCGCAaac gagagaaaactataaaattgcTGAACATGGCATTAGAATCtgcagataaagaaaaattttatgagattttGAAAAGTCCGTATTTGGAAGTCTCTCACTACATTGATGAATATGCAGTTCCATTATATTACCAGGAAATGAAAGATGATCATACAGAATCTCAA ATTGATCTCACTTATGATGATATAGTGACTAGTGTTCGTCTATTATCCTTTATAGCTGCTATTACCAAAGCAGTGGACACGGAAAATCCCAATTTCGTGTATGAAAAACTGTCGAATcctaatgtatatttatct agattggacgaatttaataaagtaaagtaTGCTCAGATACTAGTGACGTTTCGACAGATGAAACTAAAAACCTCGCAAGAATGTTCTTTATTAACTTATAGTGACATTCAACAATGCATCTATACAGTGAATGCAGAATGTGACAAAGGTTTTGAAG ttataaagattttacagCAGATAAATCAAGCTATAGTGGCGAACGATCATGAGACCATGATGAGAGCCTTAGAAATGATAACTGACAAATATGATATACCTAAGTTTTCGCATGAtcctttgttttatttaaaaatgtttaagaagCGTTTAATTGGAAAAGATTCTGATGGATCTGAGCTGTGGTTGGATGATATTAAAACTGTAGCAAAGACAGTTACATCAGAAATTGAAAACATCGAAAACA caattgaattcttatataatatcaacatctatatacaagataataatatgacaGAAGCTCTTGAGTGTTGTAAAAGCTTTGatatgattgaaaattttaaagagcTTACCAAAGAATgtcaaaagagattttttctaGCATTGCGGCAATTACAAAATCGGaag TGTGAAATATATAGTTGcccatatattttgcatatgtcTAACGAGGGAAATGaagtttatattgatttaaaaagcaaaaaatatacgtgGGAACGTccagtaaatattaaaaaaacttatcatCTTactataaatgatataaac GAAACAATTGAATCTGTTATAATAGAGAAACGtcagaaaaattatgtaatgtaCGATGAAAAATTGCTTATTAGATTTCAAAGTTGGATTAGGGGATATCTATTACGTAAAAAGCTTGCTGATAGATATGCTTATATCCTTGATAATATAAGGAGCATTATCATGATACAAGCATGGTGGAGAGGCATCAGAGAACGTAAACGATATCATACATtgttgaaagaaagagaacaacaattaaatgcattattacatcacaataaattattaaatacaaaaataaataaaaatgataaattatatcaggATAAAccattaaatgttaaaagaaataacaaaaatgataaattaaatcgatataagAAACAG GAAGACAAGATAATAAAGATACAAGCTTTATGGCGTGGTCGGGCATCGAGGAAAGCCTTTCACGCATTATTGCGTTCGGAGAAACCATCATTCCCTGTAGTCAGACACTTTTCGACAGTATTAGGTTTTAGCGCGGAGGATTACGACAAGGATCTAGAATTACAA aaattaaaGCACGAGGTTGTTCAATGTATAAAGCACAATCAGAATTTGTCGGAGCAGTTGAAcaatatgtacattaaaataGGATTATTGATACAGAACAGAATAGCATTACAG gacGTAGTAGCGCATGGCAAAAGCCTGGATACTCTCGCGAAGGAACAAAATGCGAACAAGAATCAAAGCATCTTAAGCGATTCCACCGCGACATCGCACAAGGGTCTCAAATCGTTAACGAAGGAAGGTCGTAAGATGTTGGAGGGCTATCAACACCTGTTCTATGCATTGCAAACAAATCCGCAATATCTGTCCAAATTGTTATACTTACCGCCCAGTAACAAATCCAACAAGTTGTTTCTGAAAAACATTATCTGGACATTGTTCAATTTTGGGTCGAACACGAGGGAAGATTACTTATTGCTGAAACTTTTCGGTTATGCATTGAAGGAGGAGATCAACTGCAATTGTCATCAACCCTCTGACGTATTGACTGGCAAGCCGCTAGTTCGTGAGATGGTGGTCAATTATGCGAAACAGTTTAATGGTCAGACATCATTGAAACAAATTGTCGGTTCATTGATTGAGAAGGTTTTGGAGGAAAAGGATCTGTGCATGGAGACGAATCCAGTAGATATATACAAGCTCTGGCGAAATCAGCTGGAAATGGAGTCTGGTAAGTCTCTGGATATGCCTCACACGGTGTCTCAGGAACAGGCGCTAAAACATATACCAGTCCAGGAATCGCTTACGAGAGCAATAAATCAGTTAAAGAAGATCTCTCTTGAGTTTCTCAACAGGATAACGAGATCCCGCGATCTAATTCCTTACGGGATGTTATATGTATCGAAAGTCCTCTATAGCTCGCTGACGGAGAAATTTCCGCTTGCTCCCGAAAAAGATATCCTGAAAGCTGTTGGTAATCTGATTTATTACCATTTCATCAATGCTGCAATTGTAGCACCAGATACTTTTGACATCGTTACGTTACCAGTCGACAGATCTTTGTCTTCCTGCCAAAGGAAGAATCTGGCCAGTATAGCCAAAGTGTTGCAATTCTCCACTTCAAAAAAGGGTTTCGGCGAGGAGGCACCGCACTTGGAATGTTTGAATCCTTTTATAATTGCCTgtcatgaaaaattcaaagatttttttcgatactGCTGTCAAGTTGAGGATCTCGAAGAGCACTTCAACATTCATGAATATACAGAGGCCACGCTTATACAAAGTCCAGAGATATGTGTATCATTGCAAGAAATATGCGAGATACATGCCCTGATGTTAAGATATGAAGACGTGATAGCGCCGGATCCATCCGATCCTTTGCACGATTTGTTGGATGATCTAGGTCCGGTGCCAACTGTGGCATCATTATTAGGAATATCCAACGCGGTGTACGAGATGAATTTGGGGCGATATAGCAAGCAAGAGGTATGTCTGGTActgacaaataaatttcaagtgcCACGAAACGACGACACGAATCTGAACAATCTCTTCGTGAAGACAAAAGAGTTGCTTGTCTCAGTCAtttcattcttaaaaaaacCGACTTTAATAGAATCCCTGGAGATCACTTCTTCTCCAATGTGCGtgaaattgtttgattattcatCCATGTCGGCGACAATTCGCGAGAGTTCGTCCATAAATGATTGCAAGATGCAATTGCGCGCGTATCTCAACAAACTTGAACTAGAAGGATGGGTGACTCGTGCGGACGGTTATCAAACGATCGTGACCGCGATAGCGAGGGATATTTGCAACAAGAATAAGTATCGCATCGCGAGAGACAAGGAGTTGCAGACGCTGCGCGCGACCAAGATGCGATTAGACGAGAAGACAAGATATTATCAGGAGCAAGTCGAATtctataatgaatatataagagGTTGCCTTCAGAATCTGCACAGAGGGAAGAGTTCGCTTCGCGCATATCAAGCGATGCAAAAGGACACTCATACCTTGTCCAAATTGCGATCTAAAATGACGGTCAAGTACTCTGCCTGGAAGCTGCAAGAGACAGGCGTGTTAATGGAAGTCGATCAGACACTGAGCCCAACGGAAATGAAAAACgtgatatttgaaataagCCCGACAGAGCGTAATGATGTTTTCTCTGTGCGCTGCAAGTTCATGGGCGTCGAGCTGGAAAAACTCGACATTAGTATACAGGAATTGCTCGAGCTGCAATACGAAGGTCGTTCCTACATGGACATGTTCGGCAGAGCAAAAGTCAATGTGAATCTGCTCTTGTATTTACTAAATCGGAAATTTTACGGCAAAAAGAATTGa